From the Methanobacterium sp. BAmetb5 genome, the window TTCGTTCTTCGGTGGAAACCGTGATATCCATTAACCCCTACTCCGAGTTCAGTAAAACCATGATCATGGGGGAAGTGGGCTACGATCTGGAGCGCATTGCCGACCATACCTGTCACATTGCCAACTTCGCCCTCCATGAATCAGATCCCATTAGTGAGGAGATGATGGAAATATTAAAATCCATGTACAAAACCTCACGTAAAATGGTTAACCAGTCCATGGAATCATTTTTAGACGAGCGTCTGGAACTTAAAGATAAGGTTATGGACTACGAGGAAAAGATCCATGAGCTCCAGAGAAAGGCCCTAAACAACATCGCCACCCAGATGGCTGAGGATGATGTCATGGATAAGGACCGATCCAACTATTATCTCTCCTTATCCCGCGTGGTTAAGGCCTTTGAACGTATAGGGGATATATCCATAGAGATAATCGGCACTTCCGGGGAATTCTACCGTAACATACCCCGTACCACCACTCCGGAACGTTTCCGCAGGAGACAATGACTGGACAGTATCCACGGATGAGTTAAATACATTATCTTCATTTTTTTTTATTGTAAAAGACGACTGATTTTTTTATTTAAAGACAGACTAAAAATCTATTAGATGTGAACAATTTTAGATGTGAACAATTTTTTTTAAAATCTTTTGCACCGACTTAAGAATCTAATTTTTGGGTGTTATTTTTAGTAGATGCCCCTTAATTTATAGTTGAATTTAAATGAAAAATTGGGGTTAACCCCTATTTTATTACTCAAAAAGTGAACTTGCATGCACTAATGGAGTTTAATTTGGCTGGGGTTTAAGAAGGAATTATTTAATGTTTTTATTAACAGCGAAGTTGTAACCATTTCGGGGAATAGATTTTACTGGTATTTCTTCTGCGGAGTATCCTCTGGTGGTTAACTGGTTGGGTTCCACTTTAATAATGAATGTTCCAGGAGATGTGGTCAGAGGGGTGTTAACATCTATTCTTTAGTCCTTTTTGGCTATCTGGTAAGATCTGGAATATTTGGGGATACCAGTGTTTATGGCTTTTAGTACAGTGCAGTTCATAATTTGTGTTTTATCAGGGTCGGGGGTAATTTTTTTCCTGTATTTTGAACAAATTGTTCCTACTTTGTGTATTTAAGTACACAAATAGTAAGCTTTATATAACTTTGGAAGTTTAGTAGCAAGTGAGGTGATATTATGGACACGAAGTACATAATAGGAATAATAGTAGCCATAATCGTGATAGTCGGTGCTTATTTCGTCCTGGCCGGAGGAAGTGGACAGGAAAAAATAACCATCGTCGGATCTACTTCTGTACAGCCTGTGGCTGAAAAACTGGCCACAGAATACATGAAGAAGAATAGTAGTGTAAAGATAACTGTCCAGGGTGGCGGTTCAAGCGTAGGTATCAAGAGTGTTCAGGATGGAAGTGCCAACATTGGAACCAGTTCCAAATCCCTGAAAGCCAATGAATCTACCGGACTGAGTCAGTACGAAATAGGTAAAGATGGAATTGCCATCATTGTCAACAACAACAATGCCCTCAGCGGATTAACCATGGAACAACTTAAAGGAATATTATCTGGAAACATAACCAACTGGAAGGAAGTGGGAGGACCAGATGCTAAGATAAACGTGGTTGTCCGTGAAGAAGGTTCCGGTACCCGTGATGCAGTCCAGGAAATAGTACTTGGTAAATTAGCTAACGGTACCAAGGTTGATTTCGTAAAATCAGCCATTGTGCAGAGTTCCACCCAAGCAGTGCAGCAGTCAGTTGCTCAGGATCCTAACGCCATTGGTTTCATATCCTTTGCATCAGTTAACGGCACCAAAGCCCTGCAGATAAATAACGTGGCACCATCAGAAGCAACTGTACTGGATGGTACCTATAAAATCCAGAGACCCTTCCTGTTCCTGATAAAAGGAGATGCAACCGGGGCAGTTAAAGCCTTCCTTGACTGGGTGGATGGACCAGAAGGTCAGGCCATTATCAAGTCTGAAAATGTAGTACCCACCGGAGTACAGGTTAACAGCACATCTTAAAAAGGTACTATGGTGATTTAAAAGCCACCATTTCACCCATTTTTTAACAAAAATAAGTTTAGGACATGTAATGAGTGCATAATGGGCATTAATTAGCGTAAATCCAGTTTATCCCTAATCACTCTATAATTATAAATACTGTTAGTTAGAATTATTCTTCTAATGGTATCGCTATAGGTGATTTAATGAACCTGAAATATGGTGTAGGTTTACTGGTTATACTAATAATTATCATTGCAGTTTTCACCTGGGGCACTGGAAGTAATCACGTAAAGATAGAGATTGCGGGTTCAACATCAGTGCAACCTGTGGCTGAAAAACTGGCAGCAAAATACATGGAAGAACATCCCAATGTACGGATTGATGTAATGGGCGGAGGATCTGGCCTGGGAGTAAGAAGCGTCTCTCAGGGGATCATCGACATTGGAACCAGTTCAAAAGAATTGAAATCTGATGAAAAACAGGGTTTGAATGACTACACTATAGGTAAAGAAGGTATTGTAGTGGCAGTTAACCTCGACAACCCGGTAAATAATCTGACCAAAAGTCAGCTCAAGGATATCTTTTCCGGAAACATTACCAACTGGAAGGAAGTGGGAGGACCAGATGCTAAAATTAATCTGGTGGTGAGAGAAGATGGTTCGGGTACCAGAAGTGCCTTTGAAGACCTGGTAATGAACAAAACCAAGGTAAAATCTGACGCCATTGTACAAACTTCCACAGAATCCATAAAGGTGGCTGTAAAACAAGACCCCAATGCAATTGGGTACATATCTTTAGCCCACATGACACCGGATGTTAAAGCCCTGGTAATTGACGGAGTAACCCCTTCAATCGCCACAATCCAGGATGGTTCCTATAAATTACAACGGCCATTTCTGTTCCTTACCAAGGGTGAGCCAGAAGGGCCGGTTAAAGAATTCATAGACTGGTGTTTAGGTCCAGAAGGACAGAAAATTGTAACTGATGAAAAAATTGTTCCTGTAAGTTGATTAACCACCAATTTAAGCTAAAAAACATTATAAAAAAAATTTATCCAATCATTCTAGGGATTTGGAGAAGGAGAATAACCATGTCTAAGTGGAATGAAGAGTTTTTCATAGAGAAAGGGCTTCTGTTAACTGCCATAACATCAGTTATCATCATCGCCCTCATAATAATATTCATATTCAGGGAAGGACTCCCTGCACTGGAAAGTGTAGGATTCTTCAGCTTCATATTCGGGATGGAATGGGCACCTTCCAATGGCCAATATGGTATATTTCCCATGATCATCGGGTCCCTGGGAATAACCGCACTTTCCCTATTGATGGCCGTGCCCCTGGGCGTGCTATGCGCCATCTTCTTGGCGGAAATAGCCCCCAATACCATGCGAAAAATACTCAACCCCACCATCCAAACCCTGGCCGGTATTCCCTCCGTAGTTTACGGATTCTTCGGCCTGGTGCTACTGGTACCCTTCATGAGGGTGCAATTTGGAGGAACCGGTTTTAGTATGTTCACGGCCTCGGTGATCCTGACGGTCATGATCTTACCTATAATTGTCAGTGTATCGGAAGATGCACTGAGATCAATTCCCCTGGAATACAAGGAAGCCTCCCTGGCTTTGGGAGCCACTCACTGGCAGACCATTAAGAATGTAATTTTCCCGGCAGCAATTCCCGGAATCATTACCTCGGTAATCCTGGGAATGGGACGAGCAGTGGGAGAAACCCTGGCCATAATCATGGTGGCCGGTAACGTGGTCCAGATACCCGGTTCAATACTGGACCCGGTGCGTGCCTTAACCTCCAACATAGCTATTGAAATGGGTTATGCCACCGGAGTTCACTACAACGCCCTGTTTGCCACGGGAATTGTGCTGGTCTTCATGATCATTGTACTCCTGATAATAGCTAACTACTTCCACTACAAGAAAAAAGTCACCATTGGGGGTGGTTACCTGTGAATCCCACGGAATTTAATATAGAAAAGGGAGGGATCACCCATGCATAGGATCATACCTCCAAAAATATCCCAAAAAATAATGAACAGTGTTTTCTGGGCATCAGGACTCCTCACCATCATTATTCTACTGGTGATAATAGGATACGTCCTTTTGAAAGGTTTACCCGTGGTGAACTTCGAATTTATATTCGCTAATCCAGTTGACTCTGGTCGCTCTGGAGGGATATTCCCCTTCATAATGTCCAGTATCTATGTGACCTTAATTGCTATCCTGGTGGCCACTCCCCTAGGAGTAGGAGCCGCAGTTTACCTCTCAGAATACGCCGGAGAGAACTTCCTGGTAAAACTTATCAGATTCGGATCAGAAACTTTGACTTCCATCCCCTCCATTGTATTTGGGTTATTCGGACTGGCTTTCTTTGTCATCTACCTGAAAATGGGATGGAGTGTGTTATCGGGAGGGTTAACCCTGGCTTTAATGGCCTTACCCACTATCTTGTCTGCTTCAGAGGTATCCCTGGAATCAATTAACAAATCATACGCCGAGGGAAGCCTGGCCTTAGGAGCCACCAAGTGGCAAACAATCTACAAGGTAGTAGTGCCGGCTGCCCTCCCGGGAATAACTACAGGAGTAATTTTAGGAATGGGAAGAGCAATTGCCGAAGCAGCAGCAGTATTATACACCGTAGGGGCGGCCATAATGATCCCCACATCCATCATGGATGCCGCACGACCATTACCCCTTCACCTTTACATATTAGCCACCGAAGGGCTGTCCATGGATAATGCCTGGGGAACAGCAGCTGTCCTGGTGATAATGATTCTGATAATTACAGTGGTCACCAACACCCTGGTGGACCGTTATCGCAAAAAAATGATGGGGCGATAAAGAATGGAATACAGAATAGAAGTAGAAGATTTAAACGTTTACTTTGATGAATTACATATATTGAAGGATGTCAGTCTAAAAATTCCCAAAAATGCGGTAACTTCACTCATAGGACCTTCCGGTTGTGGTAAATCAACCTTCATCCGTACTTTAAACCGGATGAATGACATGATAAGCACCTTCAAGATGGAGGGAACAGTCTTACTGGATGGGAAAGATATCTATGATCCTAAGATCGATGTGGTGGAGCTGCGGAAAAAGGTGGGCATGGTATTTCAAAAGCCCAACCCCTTCCCTAAATCCATATTTGACAATGTAGCCTATGGTTTGAGAGTGCACGGGATCAGCGACAAGGATGTTCTTGCTCAAAAGGTTGAAGAAAGCCTTAGAGGGGCAGCACTGTGGGATGAAGTGAAAAATATTCTGGATAAATCAGCCATGGGACTTTCGGGTGGTCAACAGCAGCGGCTGTGCATCGCCCGTACCATAGCAGTGGAGCCAGAGGTTATACTCATGGATGAGCCCTGTTCTGCACTGGATCCCATATCCACCACCAAGGTGGAGGATCTGATACACAAACTCAAGAACGACTTTACCATTATCATTGTAACCCACAACATGCAACAGGCTACCCGTGTATCCAAACACACTGCCTTCTTCCTCAACGGGGAGATTGTGGAAAGCGGGCTCACCGAGAAGATCTTCATTGAACCCGAGGATAAGAGAACAGAAGATTATATTACCGGTAGATTTGGATGAAGATAGGACTTATAATATTATTTACTAAATCTCAAATAGGTGGAAGATAGTATGGAGAGAAGATATCCCCGGATGAGGTTCCAGAAAAAACTGGATGATTTGAAGGAAAATGTTGATCAAATGGGTCAAGCAACGTTAAAGGCTTACCGGGAAGCCTTCAGTACCTTTATAAATTACGATGCCGATCTGGTCAAAAGTGTTATGGAAACCAATATAAAGGTCCATGACATGGGTTACCAGATAGAACACGATGCCATGAGTATTATTGCCGCTGAACAACCAGTTGCCGGTGATTTAAGATTTATTGAAACCAGTATTAAGGTTTCAAGTCACTTAAAACGAATTTCTGGTTTGGCCTCCAATATTGCGGATATTGCCCGCCATATCAAGGATGAAGAGATCCCGGAAAAACCCCTCTTTGATCTGCAGCGCATGGCTGATATAGTGGATGGGATGGTTAGTAAGAGTATGGCTGCATTTTTAGCCAAGAACATGAATGTAGCCCGTGAACTACACCGGGACGATGATAAGGTGGATGATCTATTCGATCACGCCCTTAAGGACATTACCAAGAGCATGTTCCAGG encodes:
- a CDS encoding phosphate uptake regulator PhoU is translated as MTNRAKNSTLKAVLEVILYDNPATQDEIADKLGLTRRYVTKLLQPMIKEGVVRRAYILDLKKFDEFSEMFDEEKTSREHAGTFLIKDMLRDMAKHICQQFDMSFEALSQYDAEMAEEALKLDYISNNMHEKIRSSVETVISINPYSEFSKTMIMGEVGYDLERIADHTCHIANFALHESDPISEEMMEILKSMYKTSRKMVNQSMESFLDERLELKDKVMDYEEKIHELQRKALNNIATQMAEDDVMDKDRSNYYLSLSRVVKAFERIGDISIEIIGTSGEFYRNIPRTTTPERFRRRQ
- a CDS encoding phosphate ABC transporter substrate-binding protein produces the protein MDTKYIIGIIVAIIVIVGAYFVLAGGSGQEKITIVGSTSVQPVAEKLATEYMKKNSSVKITVQGGGSSVGIKSVQDGSANIGTSSKSLKANESTGLSQYEIGKDGIAIIVNNNNALSGLTMEQLKGILSGNITNWKEVGGPDAKINVVVREEGSGTRDAVQEIVLGKLANGTKVDFVKSAIVQSSTQAVQQSVAQDPNAIGFISFASVNGTKALQINNVAPSEATVLDGTYKIQRPFLFLIKGDATGAVKAFLDWVDGPEGQAIIKSENVVPTGVQVNSTS
- a CDS encoding phosphate ABC transporter substrate-binding protein translates to MNLKYGVGLLVILIIIIAVFTWGTGSNHVKIEIAGSTSVQPVAEKLAAKYMEEHPNVRIDVMGGGSGLGVRSVSQGIIDIGTSSKELKSDEKQGLNDYTIGKEGIVVAVNLDNPVNNLTKSQLKDIFSGNITNWKEVGGPDAKINLVVREDGSGTRSAFEDLVMNKTKVKSDAIVQTSTESIKVAVKQDPNAIGYISLAHMTPDVKALVIDGVTPSIATIQDGSYKLQRPFLFLTKGEPEGPVKEFIDWCLGPEGQKIVTDEKIVPVS
- the pstC gene encoding phosphate ABC transporter permease subunit PstC produces the protein MSKWNEEFFIEKGLLLTAITSVIIIALIIIFIFREGLPALESVGFFSFIFGMEWAPSNGQYGIFPMIIGSLGITALSLLMAVPLGVLCAIFLAEIAPNTMRKILNPTIQTLAGIPSVVYGFFGLVLLVPFMRVQFGGTGFSMFTASVILTVMILPIIVSVSEDALRSIPLEYKEASLALGATHWQTIKNVIFPAAIPGIITSVILGMGRAVGETLAIIMVAGNVVQIPGSILDPVRALTSNIAIEMGYATGVHYNALFATGIVLVFMIIVLLIIANYFHYKKKVTIGGGYL
- the pstA gene encoding phosphate ABC transporter permease PstA, with amino-acid sequence MHRIIPPKISQKIMNSVFWASGLLTIIILLVIIGYVLLKGLPVVNFEFIFANPVDSGRSGGIFPFIMSSIYVTLIAILVATPLGVGAAVYLSEYAGENFLVKLIRFGSETLTSIPSIVFGLFGLAFFVIYLKMGWSVLSGGLTLALMALPTILSASEVSLESINKSYAEGSLALGATKWQTIYKVVVPAALPGITTGVILGMGRAIAEAAAVLYTVGAAIMIPTSIMDAARPLPLHLYILATEGLSMDNAWGTAAVLVIMILIITVVTNTLVDRYRKKMMGR
- the pstB gene encoding phosphate ABC transporter ATP-binding protein PstB, with amino-acid sequence MEYRIEVEDLNVYFDELHILKDVSLKIPKNAVTSLIGPSGCGKSTFIRTLNRMNDMISTFKMEGTVLLDGKDIYDPKIDVVELRKKVGMVFQKPNPFPKSIFDNVAYGLRVHGISDKDVLAQKVEESLRGAALWDEVKNILDKSAMGLSGGQQQRLCIARTIAVEPEVILMDEPCSALDPISTTKVEDLIHKLKNDFTIIIVTHNMQQATRVSKHTAFFLNGEIVESGLTEKIFIEPEDKRTEDYITGRFG
- the phoU gene encoding phosphate signaling complex protein PhoU → MERRYPRMRFQKKLDDLKENVDQMGQATLKAYREAFSTFINYDADLVKSVMETNIKVHDMGYQIEHDAMSIIAAEQPVAGDLRFIETSIKVSSHLKRISGLASNIADIARHIKDEEIPEKPLFDLQRMADIVDGMVSKSMAAFLAKNMNVARELHRDDDKVDDLFDHALKDITKSMFQDKESISYLIYLLFLARFLERIADRAENIGDRTIFMITCEKDQFAIGKKPEG